From Halorubrum sp. PV6:
CGTTCAAATCCTTCGCATCGCTGCTGGGCCCACCATCGATCCTGCTTGCCGCTGGCGAATCCATTGCCCAGTTCGTCACGACCGAATGAGCGAACACACCGACTCATCGACCCGAGAGACTTCTCCCAGCCACGGCACGACTACACGTGATGTGGCACCGACAATCAGGGCTCGAGATGATATCGATGGCTGTGGCTGTCTCGACTGCCGTAATATCGACACGACCGCAACTCGTCGAACTGTCTTCGATGCGTTAGTTTGGTCCGTTCGTCTGTTTCGATCCTACCCGTCGATTGTTGCTTTCACAGGCATAATTATTCTCGCTAACCGGCTGCTCGAAACAGACCTAATTAACGCGCTTCCCACGCCCGTAATCAGCGTGGTTGAGGTAGCGGCGGGGTTTGCATTCATCGTCTTGATTCGAGCCTATGTAGGAATGATCGTCGCTGGAGAGCTGACCGAAGATCCAGTTACGATACGTGAGGGCCTGTATCGAAGTCTCTCTCGAACGCCGGCGTTAGTTAGTTTGATCGTTTTCATCGTTTTTTCCGCAATGACGATTCCGTTTTTCGTCTTGCTTCCACTACTCGTTCTGGGGGGCGCGATTCCGGGGAATCCCGTGGAGATAGTTGGCTTTCCCGTCGCGGCGGCAGTCGGTGGGATTATCTTTGCTGTGCCGTTTCTCCTCTTGTTGTTCAAGTTCTGGTTCGCACCGGAAGCCTGTGTTATCGGCCAGTACGGCCCCATTGAATCCCTACGGGTTAGCTGGCGTATCACAACGAACTACCGAGGAAAGTTCGTGCTCATCGCAGTGATTGCTACCGGAAGCGCACTCAGCCTCTATCTGCCGACATCTCTCCCTCAGATGGGGATGAGTTTGGCTTCGTTGAATCCTGTTTTGAGTGTGATATCATCAAGTGTTGGTGAACTGCTTTCTATTGTGTGGGCGAGCGCGTACGCGCACATCTACGTCCAAGGGATTGTGTCGTGAATCGAGACTCGCGTTGAGAATTCAATTCCCTTGAATCGCCGTCTGGGCACTGTGATCGCGGTATCCGCCTCGATGAAAATACTCGAGAAGCGTTGAGGCTCCTTCGCTGAGAAAGATTCCGAACGCGGAGAGCATCACCATCACCAACGCGTCAATATCGGGAGTTTCAGGACCGATCACGCCGACAGTCGTGACGCCTGCAAAGAACCAGACGAGTGTGAGAATGGGGATGGCAACGGCGAGGACAGGCAGCGTCGAGAACCGAATGCCAAGGTCGGTGAACGGGACCGGGATCGTGGTGCGCTTGCTCGCTAGCGCGCCTCCGATCAGTGGATCGGAATCGAACTCCGACCGTCTGCCCGCGAACACTGCTTTGACGAGCGCCCAAAACGAGAGAATACCGAGTTCGAACCAGTAGAGGAAGACCAGCGCAGCGAGATCCCACCCGAGGCCGATGACGCCCACGAGTGGCAGCACATTCGCAACGATAACGGCTATCGTTTCGGGTGAAGGGCTGTAGCGCTGTGCGTTTTCGAAGGGGACCATCCACCGAATATGCCGGCCGACCGAGACAAATATGTGGTGAAATCTGTACTGTCCGTGGATGTCCGTGTCGTCTTCTCGACAAAAAACGACTATGCTACGATGATAGCGTACAGCACGACACAGAGGCCCATAACTGTCACGAAACCGCGGACCAGCAATACGATCCCGTTCCCTGCTCCCACCATATCAGCGAGCATGACGGCCACGTATACCCCTACCGTTAGCAGACCGATACCAATTGCAAGCGCTCGCATTTTTACAGAGCCATTTCGACGGTACCCACGATAAGCTAACGTAGCGACAAACAAGCCGACGAGAGCAGTCACGCCGCGAGCTACCAACACCACACTGAGTGGTTCCAGCGCCAGCAAACTCTCGGATATCACTACATCTCACCCCCGTACACGATCCACATGATCGTCCCCAATCCGAATAGCTCACAGCCACTGACGAGTATCGACCGGCCGACAGTCCCGATGTCGGTCGCCGTCGGTAACCCGACGCGAAGCAACTCAGGAACCGTAATCAGGAAGATGAGACCGACCGCGAGCCAAAGCATCCCGCGATGAGACGGTCCTTGACGGTAACCACGAACCAGAACGACGGCGATTGTCAGCGACAACGCTACTGAGAGCACGGAAAGGACGAGCACCCCGAGTGCGATGAGCGGATCTGTCCCAGTTGCATCCAACTGTAAGAGGAGCATCTCAGGACAACCCCTCGAACAGATCTGTGAACCGGTCGGCAGGATCGGTTGTCGAGCGCGTCACTGCTACTTCGTAGCCTCCATCGGCGAACGTGACGGTGACAGTCTCGACTGTAGCTGCATACCGCTTGTAGTGATGGCCGTCGGGGTCCAGCTCCTGTTGTTCGGTCACGAGGTCTGCGTCCTGTAACCGGCTGAGACGGCGGTACGCCGTCGCATCGGACATCTCACAGGCCGTACAGAGTTCATCGACTGACATCGGTTCAATTGTGAGGTGAGCGAGGATCGCCCGGGCGTACTCGTCGTCGAGTACCGCCAAGACAGCATCCTCGTCCTCGTCCATATACGTGCCAGACACGGGTGCAAGTAAAAAAACCCGTCACAGCTTCTAGGTCGGAAGCCGTGCCTAGGATGCTACTTGCACCCGCCCTCTTGCGGCGTGTATGTCGTTACGATCGACGATTGACCGCGTCATACCGACCGCCCTGAGTGAGAGGGCCTTCCGACTCCTCTGGCCGGTCTGGAACACTGAACAAGGTCGACTGCGTGCGCCACTTCGTGCGCTGATACCGACGGTGCTGACCTTCATTCTCCTTGCCATACTCCAGACTACGATCCGAGCCAGATTTGAGCATCCCGTCCGGGAACTCCTCGAACTGACTGGCATTGGCGTCATTCTCATCGGTGCAATTCTCCTCGGTGCACGAGTTATTGATCGACGTCCTGTGAGTGGATTCGGGCTCTCGTTCGATCGAGAGTGGTGGCACTCATTCGCTGTTGGTGGGCTCGTCGCCACCGCAATCAACGGTGGGGCGCTCGTAGTGTCCCTCGGTGCTGGCTGGGCTACGTTCGTTGGTGTGATGCGCGGATCCGGGGATCTATCGTTCGTACCTGCGATGGGGATCGTGTTCGCGTATATCGCGCTCGCGGCCACGTGGGAAGAATTCATTCTGCGCGGTGCGATGTTAAAGAACCTTGCTGAGGGATCGAATGGATTCGTACCTCGGTGGATGGCCGTCGGCCTCGCAGTAACTCTCAGCACGCTCGTGTTTGCGTTTCTACACGGCGGAAAAATAACACATCCTAGCCACTATGGGTACTACCTGATCGCCGGGCTAGTACTGAGTGGCGTGTACGTGCTAACCGGTGAACTCGCACTCAGCATCGGCTTTCACGTGTTCTACAATTTCACACAAAGCGCGATATTCGGACTGGGACATTCACAGCAGACGCCGGAGCTCCTCGCCGTTGACATCGTCGGCCCACCGCGCTGGATCGGAGAGGAGGGACTCGTCTTTGTCGGCTTCGCCATTCTCGGCGGGCTGGTACTGATCGCATATATTCACTGGCGTGATGGATCACTCGAACTCAACGACCGCGTAACCAGCTACACTGAGCGGTAACTCACACCAGCCACTATCTATGCCAA
This genomic window contains:
- a CDS encoding DUF6498-containing protein, translated to MVPFENAQRYSPSPETIAVIVANVLPLVGVIGLGWDLAALVFLYWFELGILSFWALVKAVFAGRRSEFDSDPLIGGALASKRTTIPVPFTDLGIRFSTLPVLAVAIPILTLVWFFAGVTTVGVIGPETPDIDALVMVMLSAFGIFLSEGASTLLEYFHRGGYRDHSAQTAIQGN
- a CDS encoding winged helix-turn-helix domain-containing protein; this translates as MDEDEDAVLAVLDDEYARAILAHLTIEPMSVDELCTACEMSDATAYRRLSRLQDADLVTEQQELDPDGHHYKRYAATVETVTVTFADGGYEVAVTRSTTDPADRFTDLFEGLS
- a CDS encoding CPBP family intramembrane glutamic endopeptidase, whose protein sequence is MLTFILLAILQTTIRARFEHPVRELLELTGIGVILIGAILLGARVIDRRPVSGFGLSFDREWWHSFAVGGLVATAINGGALVVSLGAGWATFVGVMRGSGDLSFVPAMGIVFAYIALAATWEEFILRGAMLKNLAEGSNGFVPRWMAVGLAVTLSTLVFAFLHGGKITHPSHYGYYLIAGLVLSGVYVLTGELALSIGFHVFYNFTQSAIFGLGHSQQTPELLAVDIVGPPRWIGEEGLVFVGFAILGGLVLIAYIHWRDGSLELNDRVTSYTER